cagtaccacacggACAAAAAAAGAGACTCTTAAATAAACTGGAGAAAGATAGGGATAATTTTGACCACCCCATGGATAGCATCAAGAATCTCTTcatcaggctggggagatagctcaattggtagagtgcttgcctcgcatgcacaaggccttgggttcaatcctcagcaccacaaaaaaaaaaaaaaaaaaaagaatctctctcTCCTAGTGTTGGATGTTTCTACAATTTTGTTAAGATAACTGTAGGATCTTAAAAAGCTGTTGCTGCTATTGATGCATAACATATTGCTCTTATTGATCTTTTTATGTAAACACAGACAtattatatagatagatagatagatagatagatagatagatagatatacaaacacacacacatagatatatgactataatctcagtgacttgggaggctgaggcaggaggattataagttcaaagccagcgtcatcaacttagtgagacccctgtctcaaaataaaaaataaaaagggctggggatgtagctcaatggttaagtgctccaGAGtgcaattcctggtaccaaaataaaaaaaaaaaaaaaaaggaaaaaaaaaaagaaagaaattaacaaccATATTGGTCTAGACACATTAAACctaaattttttcccatttgtaaagGGGTaactatattaaatatgtaaggtCTTATCTATATGGGTTTGATTATAGAAAATAAGAATCTCTCTACCTCTCAACTCAGCTTCTGAGCACATGAACTGATTTTCTCAGGCTCTGCTCCAGGATCATGCACATGACCATCTGTACCCTAAAAGGGTAGAATTTTTACAGCTTTTGATCCACAGGAAGAAAAACTGAGTCAGTCTCTCCCtggctcccttcttcctctagggaAGATAATTGATTAGTCCGATGTGTCAGTTGTCCTGAGGCCAAGACctgaaaggggggggggggggggggggtggggggggtggggggggtggggggggtggggggggtggagCCATATGATTGGCAGACCTGGGACACACATACCCTGCTCTTATGGCCCAGAGTGAGAGGAAGGGTAGTTCTCTAAAAGCAGCTGGGTACTATCACtaggagaaggggaaaggaatgCTGGGAAGACAAATCCAACAGGTTTTTCATTACAGCACATACAGATGGCTTCATATACACATTTAAGGACTGATTCCTTTCAAGCTGACTAAACTTTTAGCACAAATTAATCTCTTTTATGCATTGAAGCTTTGGAGACTTCATATATCAGTAAAGATTAAATTCTACAGGCCAATATAAATCATTTAGAATTTTCCATTCTACCCACCTCCCCTGATCTCATCCTTGGCTCCTGttccttctccccttcccatTTTTTGGTATTGCATATTGCATtcaagagcactttaccactgagctacttctccattccttttatttttttaattttgagacagggtctcactaagttgctgagggtgtcACCAATGGCtagggctgaccttgaacttgcaatcctgtctcggcttcccaagtcactgggattctgggattacaggcatgtgccactgtgcctggcatctccagccattttttacatttattttgagatggggtatCCACAAGTCACACGTCTTTCATTACTAGGACATTGGCTAGATGTGCCCTTGGGCTCCTGTTCTCATCCAGGTGCTCTGTCCAGCATCTCATCCTTGCCTTGTGATCTATagttcccatcttttttttttaaatttgtttttattgtaaacaaatgggatacatgctgtttctctgtttgtacatgaagtaaaagcgtaccatttgtgtaatcatacatttacatagggtaatggtgtttgattcattctgttattttttcattccccctcaaccctcccacccctcccacccctcttttccctctatacagtccttccttcctccattcttgcccccctcccaccccccattatgtgtcatcatctgcttatcagcgagatcattcgtcctttggttttttgagattggtttatcttatttagcaggatattctccaatttcatccatttgtctgcaaatgccataattttattattctttatggctgagtaatattccattgtgtatatataccacagtttctttatccattcatcaattgaaggacatctaagttggttccacaatctggctattgtgaattgagcagctatcaacattgatgtggctgcatctctgtagaatgatgattttaagtcctttgggtataggccaaggagtgggatagctggtccaaatggtggttccattccaagttttctgaggaatctccatactgctttccagagtggctgcactaatttgcaaccccaccagcaatgtatgagtgtacctttttccccacatcctcgccaacacctattgttgcttgtgttcttgataatcgccattctaattggggtgaaatgaaatcttagggtagttttgatctgcatttctcttattactagagatgttgaatgttttttcatatatctgttgattgcttgtacatcttcttctgtgaagtgtccatttccttagcccatttgttgactggattatttgtattcttcgtgtagagttttttgagttctttatagattctggaaattagtgctctatctgaagtatgagtggcaaaggttttctcccactctgtaggctctctctttgcattactgatagtttcctttgtaaAGCTCCCATCTTGATCCTATGATTCTTTCACTGTGGCCTAACCCTTCCCTGGGGTCAATAAGAGGCCATTCTTATAGAAAATTCTCACATTTCTTTCTGAAACTGCTCCAAGTTCATTCTTTAAAGTGCGGACCCATCCTGTCCCAGCTACTCACAGCTCAGCAAGTACATCTCCAGGGTCATCACTTTTTCTCACCCTTTGGCTCAGTcacttataattaaaatttaatgataatttatatttttcagtttacaAAGCTCTTTTCTATCCATCATCTCTTTCAGTCCTCACAGCATCTGTGAGAAGGACGTGTGTTTTCACTTTTTGCATtttccaaaggaagaaaacaaggctCCAAAAGGCAGCAGCAGTGTCTTGGGCCACATGGTTAATACAGGCCAGAGGCAGATCTCCAGTTCTGGTCTTCTGGTTCTTATACATGAGGAGTAGTGCATCCATTCAGACATTCttctataatataaataatatgataCGCAAGTTCTCACTTTTGGAGGAATACAGGTAAGTGATTTAGGTCTATTTTGATTAGAAGAACAACAACATAAATTAACTCACAAAGCATGGTGGCACGTGCCCATAGTCCCAAGAATTCAGGAGACTTGAAACAGAAGGATTGGAAATTaagggccagcctgagcaatttaactagacctggtctcaaaataaaaaataaaaaggatatacctcagtggttgagtgcccctgcgttcaattctcagtacagaaaacaaaacaagggctggggttttggctcgatggtaaagtgcttgcctggcactgggttcgatcctcagcaccacataaataaataaaataaaggtactgtgacCATCTacgaaaaaaaaaattaaaaaggaaacaaaacaaaaatctaactTGAAGCAGTTTAAATAAAACTGAGTTTATTGGCTCATCTCAAAAGAACAATCCAGAAGTATGACTGGACAGATCTAAGTGTTCAAACCCGATTTCTTAGTTTcgtttatttatgttatttatttgttattttggtactgggaattgaacctaggggtattgaacgctgagctacattcccagtcctttctttttctattttgggacagggtctgactaagttgtccaggctgacctcaaacttgtgatcctcttgcatcAACCACCTGAGTCATCGGGATTACAgctatgtaccaccacacccagcttcttaGCTTCCTTCTGTGTAGACCTTATTCTTAGACAAGCTGTCTGCATGGGGTTTCAAAGGTGGCCCCCAATAGCTGCAGCTTACAACAAACCCACCACAAAGAGAGCACCTCTTTCCTGTGAATTTCAACAAATGACCTGGCTAGAACTCTCAACTATGTGGCCTGAGTTGAGGACCAAATCTAGAACCAATCATTGTATCCAGAACAATTTAGTATTCTCATTGCCCAGGCTTGATCATTTGCTccctctggaaaggagtatggtgtgtttatgtgtgtatgtgtgtgtgtgtgtgtgtgtgtgtgtgtgtgtggtgtgtaccATCAAAACCAGGAACTgactgaggaggaaagaaaaattcttttttttttttttttttttttggtgctggaagTGGAATCCAgggctgagctacatccccttcttttttttaattttcgctgagctacatccccttcattttttaaattttcgctactggggattgaatccaggggtgcttcaccaatGAGGTATGCTCACAGacccctccctcctctttttaaaaacatttaagacagagtcttggtaaattgctgagactgacctcaaacttgaaatcctcctgtctcagcctcccaagtgaccgGGATTACAGGTCCATGTCCCTTCACCTGGCAGGAAAGGAGGTTCTTCAAAGGAAAAGCACTGTTATCAGAAGTGTTATGGGTGGATCATCAGAGGGCCTTTTCTCTGCAGAGAGAAAATGGGGGACCATCTCAGCAAGAATTCACTGTTGattttcttgtgtgttttttttccagGACTACCTAgcttggctcaggaggctggaaaAAGCAATAATTCATGGCATAGTAAGGACTAAAAGTAAAGGGTAACTTGGTATTTTGAGAGAGGTGTATAAACCAGGAGCATACATAATAGAAGATGTGGAGATGCTATTTGAGGATGACtacttcctgtccctcctctcagCACCTTCCATCTCCCTCTTGAAGCTGTGAGCTCCACATGTCTATTTTACCCACTACTTTCTCCCCAGTGCATGGTGCCTGTGTCCAGAACATCAAAGGGAACTCACATATTTattggatggatgaataaattaatgaattaggtAGGTCAGTCTGACAGGCTACTTCTCCTCTCTGGATTAGTCAAATTCTCACTTGTAAGGTGGCATAAAGTTTAGAACAAGACTGTTTCCCCAGCTCTTCCTGCTCATGATTCTGGGATTGCAAGGCTCACAGGAAGCAGCAAGATTGTCCTCTCCAATGAACCAACAGAAGGGAAACCAAATTTATTGAGAATCCTGCATTCAGACCTTATGTAAGATGAATTCAGATGAGTCTGAGATTATGGGATTTcatgaacttaatttttttgaaacttgGAATTGAAATAAGTCTGCTTACTTCTTATTTTGCCAAATAAAgttgttaaatgaaaaacaaactccCATTAACTATTGCTACcatagttttttctttcattctttcatttttttctttttctttcttcctgtcttccttttctggtactggggattgactctagggacactctacctctgagctacatccccagtcctttttatttttttaagttgagacagggtctgacgagttgctgaagctggacttgaacttgtgatcctactgcatcctcctgagtcactggaatttcaggTATGTGGCAACAAGTCTGGCTATCACCACTGAATTTTTACACTAAGAAAGAAGTACATAATCAATTCCCCTCTCACTGGGAAAAAAGACATTTGGTAAtttaacatgaattttcttttttagatagaTGTAAACTTCAACAGACAGACCAATCCCTGTGTGGGGTCCAGTGTTTGGGACTCACTAACATGAAttaatttacacacacacacacacacacacacaccccttgaAAAGGGTGTTTAATCTGTTCACTTTAAAGATGGGGAACAGAGGATCAGAGAGCATAAGTGAAAGGTCTCAGAGATAACAAGTGTTAGCTACTTATTATCTGGGCTGTGTGGGTTCCAACCCAGATCACCTTGACAGATCCTATACCAAAGGTTGTATTCcaacaggaaaagaaatgattcaaaCTGGCTCCTCCTAGTTCCCCTGAGGTGTTCTCAGGCCGAACCAGGAGACTTAACTTTGCTACTTTGTTCTTTGACAGATCTTTGTGGTGAGTTCTTTtcatgccaggcactgggctggatGCTGGGGAGAGCGAGAGAGTAACTAATAATTTTTCAGTCCCTTTCTTTCCTGTCCCTTGGTTATTTGCCCTGGGTCCATTTCCCCAGGCCCAGCTCCTTGCTTTGGCGGCCAAGGAATCCCCACCACAGGCGTGGGTTGCTAACAGTTTAGggggttccctctcccaggggtGTTGGCAGTTTCCTAGGAGACTCTGGGAACCTTCAACGCCTCCAAGACCCAAAGGACTGGAGCGTACTGGTGTGACTTCAGGCACTGCAATAGATTGTAGAGAAAGTAATTTGGAAGCCAGGGATTCAGTTTAAACCCTATCAAAAAAAATCCCGTTAGGCCCCTTCCGCATTCCCATGGGCTTTGTGGGGACACACAGACCTACAACTCAGACTGGAAGAAGAGAGTCCCTGAATCAAGGGCCCTGTTACAGAAAGGGCTTGATGCTTTGGCCGAGAGACCCCAGGGACAGTGCCTGCGCCTCCCTCTGGCTGCCAGAACCAAGAGGGCCCCATCCCCCGTTCCGCCCTGCTTGGTTTCGCACGCCCGCGCGGGAGTGCGCATCTACCGCGCCGAGCCGGTGCACGAGGGCGCGCGCCTTGGCGCGGGAGCGCGCCCCGGGGAAAACCCGAGCAAGATGGAGGCCGCGCAGAGGCCGCcgcctgggcccaggcagccgcTGCTTGGAGCGACGAGCCCCGGTGCCTAGGCCGTGCCAGTCCCGGACCTGCTGCCCCGGACCGGGCCCAGGTTGGTCTCCCCGCATCCATTCCCTGCGGCCGCAGCCTCTGCGCGCACCCGGCCTGGGCGCGgggcaaccccccccccccaatcctGGCCCTGCCCGGGCCCTGCTGCTTCCCAGCGTCCTGGGGACAGCCCCTGCCCACCGCCTGCCCTTCGCGTCCCAGTATGCCTGCTGGCCCGGGTCCCTGGTCCCTGTAGCCTGGAAAGCCCCTCTTTCCAGTCCCGGCCCGCCAATCCTAGGCTCCCCCAGCCAACATCCAGCCCTGGCTTCTGAGGAGCATCCTCTACCCCCCGCCCCATGCCCAGATCCTGCGGTCTCAGCCCCGACACCACTCTAGCCTCATCCTAATTCCGCCACTTCCCCCTCTTAGACCTCTTACCAGCCCCCATTTCCTGCCCCGGCGCCAGTATCAGTTTCCTGATCCCCCACTACCAACCCCGTACATCCTTTTCTTCCCCGTGATAAAAGCGCCTATCCTTTCCATAGCCCCTTTCTAGCACCCAACACCGACCTCTTACCTCTAATAGCAGCCCTCAGATTCCCTCCGAGCTCTCAATATACGGACCTCCAGTTCATCCTCTAATTTTGGTCTCCGGCCTCCAGTCCATCTCCCCACGGTTCACCTTACCCCCAATACCAGTCCCAAAATCCCCTCCCAACTCTCCCATGACCACTTTCTAGCCTCCCCCTTCTTCCAACTCCCATACTCTCgtcccagcccccccccccaacttTCACATGACCGCTTCCTAAGCCCCCAAATAGGAGATCCTTGCCAGTTTCCCCAGACGCCGCCCCAACACTCTCATGACCCCCTTCTAGCTCCCCCATACCAGCTCCCGAGCCCCCCAGCTCCGCCCCAGGCCCCGCCCTCGCGAGTTCCTTGACTCAGGGCCGCTTCTCGCGTGCGTCCCCAGCTCCCGCCGGCAGCCCAGCGGTCTGTCCCGGGCCGGCGGCCCCCGcctgccgccgccgccggccccgcccccgggcACCATGCTGCCCTCGCAGGAGGCCTCCAAGCTCTACCACGAGCACTACATGCGGAACTCGCGGGCCATCGGCGTGCTGTGGGCCATCTTCACCATCTGCTTCGCCATCATCAACGTGGTGGTCTTCATCCAGCCCTACTGGGTGGGCGACAGCGTGAGCACCCCCAAGCCTGGCTACTTCGGCCTCTTCCACTACTGTGTAGGCAGCGGGCTGGCGGGCCGTGAGCTCACCTGCCGGGGCTCCTTCACCGACTTCAGCACCATCCCGTCCGGCGCCTTCAAGGCGGCCGCCTTCTTCGTGCTGCTCTCCATGGTGCTGATCCTGGGCTGCATCACCTGCTTTGCGCTTTTCTTCTTCTGCAACACAGCCACGGTCTACAAGATCTGCGCCTGGATGCAGCTCTTGGCAGGTAGGGGAGGGGCGGGGTTGGAACCCCCCAGAGCAGGCGTCAAGGATGGGGTCTCCTTCTTGGAAGAGTCAGAGAGGGATTCTGCTCCTCTGTGCTGAGATACATCCTTGGCCCACCTTCAGCAGCTACTGGGGAGGAGATTCAATGAGAGACACCTTAAGGAAAGGGGGAGAGCGTTAGAATTGGGTGTTTGGGTCTACATGTGTGGATATGTGCACACTGCATTTATTGATGGGTTAGCATTACGTTAGGGCCTGAGTCTCTGTTAGCTGTCTTTGTGGAGATATTTTTCTGAATCAGGGCTTCCTCTAGGTGTATTCGATTTCCATTATGTTGAAAAAAGCATGAGACACAGAATCAAGAGATCCAGCTTCGACCTTTAACTCGCTGACATTAACTTGAGTGTTTCACTTTGTTTCTCTGAgtcctggtttcctcatctgtaaacagtGGAGAGGATTACAGAGGACAAATCAGAGAGTATCTGGTAAACTTGAAAGTTCTGTATCAAGGGGTGGGGGAGGCTTTCTGTGGTGTCTGTCCAGTCCTGGATACTGGATAATTCATAGCATCTAACAACAAGGGTCTCTAGAGGGAAGGTCTCCATTCTTTAAAACCCCCACAGCCCCATGCAGAAGTGTTCTGGTGGCATTCCAGATGGAAATGAGTCCCTGGGACACTCTGACATGTTTGGCTAAGACAGTCATCTTGCCCTAAGTATTAGCGAAGGGACTTTTGGGAATGAGAAATGCTGAGACAGTTTTCCAGGATCCATTAGAGtctcctgtccccacccacctTTCGATTCAAGGCAGATTTTGAAGATTCAGCAACTTGGGCATTTGCCTAATTGCAGACAGGGAAGAGAGTTGGGTGGGAGAAAGTAGCCCCAGGGGAGGACCAGATGGGGGAGGAGGACTGGTGAAGGTTAGGATAAAGTTGGAGCCCTCCAGGGatgagaaagagatgagaaaatgTGATAATCATGAATCAGAGAGTTTTTTACAATAAGTACCTCAAAACATTCAACAAGTGTTCAACCCTGCAAAAGAGACTGCTTGCTGGTGATCCTCAAAGCATTTGTAGGAAGTTGGCTTTGTAGCATGGGGTGTATTCTCTTGAACATCTCCTTTGAGGGGGAACCTCCATCTTTTAAAGGAGGAATGTGATTTTTGGAAATGACTGGAAGTCACTCAGGGTCAGGTGTTCGGAATATGATGGGTGATCAAACTAAGCATTGTCACTTGGGATGAAAGTCAAGATATGAGGACAAGGTCATAGAGCTGGTTTCCTTACTCTAGAGGACTTAACATGTTGGGAGGAATTACTGCCCCTTTGGAAGAACTGTCCAATCTCCTGAGAGGACTGATTTGAAGAAGGTAGTATATATTCagatgtagaattttttttttttttttttgtagtactggggattgaatgagGGCCTCTctcatgtgaggcaagtactctaccactgaactacatccccagccctttttattttattttgaggtagggtgtctctcactaagttgctgaggctggcctcaaacttgtaatcctcctgcttcggctcctgggtcactgggattacagacatgggcaATCGCGCCCAGCCCAGGTGTGGACAGTCTAATGACTTGCTTCAAATCCATCTTATCCCACTCATCTTCAATGTGGAGTTTTTcccctgatactggggattggacccaggggcactctatcattgagTCACAagcccagtcctttatatttttttacttttttattttgagacagagtcttgctaaattgacaggctggctttgaacttgtgatcctcttgcctcagtcgcTCAGGTAgttggaattacaagtgtgcaccaccgtgctTGGCTCTTTTCAAATCTTTGAAGAGAGGAAAATTGTAGGATATATGGGTATCTCTCTGTATTTCTCACTGGTACTCATGCAGATGATATTTTGTGTTTCCATTCTATACTTCTTCCAAAGGCAAGTTGGAAGACTATATACTCAGCTGGAACCCCCCATTCATCAGCCTAAATGTGGAATCTGCAGATGGGTTGCTGACTGTTTGGCCTTCAAATTCTCTGTAATCCATGTGGTTTTAATCTTGGGGATTTGATGAACTGTTCAACAACCCCCACATAATCATTGAATTTCAGGGATCTTAACAATCCCTTTATTCTACTTTCCCCTCCCTGAGAGAGAGGAGACTGAGTGTAGAGAAATGAAGGTCTTA
This DNA window, taken from Sciurus carolinensis chromosome 19, mSciCar1.2, whole genome shotgun sequence, encodes the following:
- the Lhfpl4 gene encoding LHFPL tetraspan subfamily member 4 protein — protein: MLPSQEASKLYHEHYMRNSRAIGVLWAIFTICFAIINVVVFIQPYWVGDSVSTPKPGYFGLFHYCVGSGLAGRELTCRGSFTDFSTIPSGAFKAAAFFVLLSMVLILGCITCFALFFFCNTATVYKICAWMQLLAALCLVLGCMIFPDGWDAETIRDMCGAKTGKYSLGDCSVRWAYILAIIGILNALILSFLAFVLGNRQTDLLQEELKQENKDFVGSTVSSVLRPGADVSGWGVLPCPVAHSQGP